Proteins encoded within one genomic window of Eurosta solidaginis isolate ZX-2024a chromosome 1, ASM4086904v1, whole genome shotgun sequence:
- the LOC137245452 gene encoding kanadaptin, producing the protein MEDFKVPLLPTAGVIKAVNEQEKKICKPTLQSGVNNEQKPSPVNTTTIETSVCPYKVPPWSQTPPDSINFKFEVLKSGQIIDEIENLQTQAIWKFGRLPPPANDIELAHPTISRYHAILQYRPKKQIELANTESAAADDSRNPPEGWYIYDLNSTHGTFLNKQRIPPNIFIRIRVGHIMRLGASTRSYILQGPQKDEEPESELTVTELREQYKQKLAEAEAEAIRKSTEADERERNEGISWGMAEDADEETDLSHNPYASTNNEELFLDDPKKTLRGYFEREGLELAYKCDEMSVGSFVCRVELPIDDAYGRPIIAEVVHKGRKKECVVQCALEACRILDRHGVLRQANQEPLKRKAKTQSDSDEDDFLDRTGDVERKKQRKSNPPANTALTYEDLLNKDADISAQILQVEDNIKSYQETQRRLKSTQDSNMEDLDDFMDSLTSDVANLDKTEIRKLRLEEQRLKYEKERVQRLIKIAKPVNLKLDNFDGSTNKAQSAKKQLPMIGKRNQFSKFKIAKIVEPTEVIKKANVTNLASDEEEFEEDEEGSTATRKSVLVKSAPTENSEKNEGIPELPVQELNSTSKIYGPAGLVSKNLVTNEEEKLVENTSQSTLKQLSNKIEKDEVNESENLRKKRRQRQRLRQKRQGIDLDELEEHESSEKYAKWVPPPNQSGDGYTELNKKYGY; encoded by the exons ATGGAGGATTTTAAAGTTCCACTCTTGCCCACAGCCGGAGTGATAAAAGCAGTAAATGAACAGGAAAAAAAAATCTGTAAGCCCACATTGCAAAGCGGAGTAAATAATGAACAAAAACCATCTCCGGTAAATACTACCACTATTGAAACGTCAGTTTGTCCATATAAAGTGCCGCCATGGTCGCAAACACCACCCGAttctattaattttaaatttgaagtatTAAAGTCTGGTCAAATTAttgatgaaattgaaaatttacaaACGCAAGCAATCTGGAAGTTTGGACGTTTACCACCACCAGCCAACGACATTGAACTAGCGCACCCAACAATATCACGCTACCACGCAATTCTCCAATACCGACCCAAAAAACAAATTGAACTTGCGAATACTGAAAGTGCTGCTGCTGACGATAGTCGTAATCCTCCTGAAGGCTGGTACATTTACGACTTGAATAGCACACATGGcacatttttaaataaacaacGTATACCGCCTAATATCTTTATACGCATACGTGTAGGCCATATAATGCGATTGGGTGCTAGTACACGTTCATATATATTACAAGGACCACAAAAGGACGAAGAACCCGAATCTGAATTGACTGTAACAGAACTGCGTGAGCAATACAAGCAAAAATTAGCTGAAGCTGAAGCTGAAGCTATACGTAAATCGACAGAAGCTGACGAGCGCGAACGAAATGAGGGTATTAGCTGGGGTATGGCAGAAGATGCAGACGAGGAAACCGATCTATCCCATAATCCCTATGCGAGCACAAATAATGAAGAATTATTTCTTGATGATCCTAAGAAAACATTGCGTGGTTACTTTGAGCGCGAAGGATTAGAATTGGCATACAAATGTGATGAAATGTCTGTAGGATCATTTGTGTGCCGCGTTGAATTACCAATAGATGATGCTTACGGTCGGCCAATAATAGCTGAGGTGGTACACAAAGGGCGCAAGAAAGAATGTGTAGTGCAATGTGCTTTAGAAGCTTGCCGTATTCTAGATCGACATGGAGTTTTGCGTCAGGCAAATCAAG AGCCTttgaaaagaaaagcaaaaactcAATCCGATTCTGATGAAGACGATTTTCTTGATCGCACTGGCGACGTTGAACGAAAGAAGCAAAGAAAATCTAATCCGCCAGCCAACACGGCTTTGACGTACGAGGATTTG ttaaataaaGATGCGGATATTTCCGCACAAATTTTACAAGTTGAAGATAATATAAAAAGTTATCAAGAAACTCAACGTCGTCTAAAGTCCACACAAGATAGTAATATGGAAGACTTAGATGATTTTATGGATAGTCTAACAAGTGATGTTGCTAACCTTGATAAGACAGAAATACGCAAATTAAGG TTAGAAGAACAACGCCTAAAATACGAAAAAGAAAGGGTGCaacgtttaataaaaattgccAAACCAGTTAATTTGAAGCTCGACAATTTTGATGGGTCTACTAACAAAGCTCAAAGTGCGAAAAAGCAGCTACCAATGATTGGGAAACGCAATCAATTTAGCAAATTTAAAATAGCAAAGATAGTCGAGCCTACTGAggtaataaaaaaagcaaatgtaACAAATCTAGCTTCTGATGAAGAAGAATTTGAAGAAGATGAAGAAGGCAGCACAGCAACACGGAAATCAGTATTAGTGAAATCTGCGCCAACAGAGAATAGTGAGAAAAATGAGGGGATTCCCGAACTGCCTGTGCAGGAATTGAACAGTACAAGCAAGATATATGGCCCCGCTGGGCTGGTGTCTAAAAATTTAGTTACAAATGAAGAAGAAAAGTTAGTCGAAAACACAAGTCAATCAACTTTAAAACAATTATCGAATAAAATCGAAAAAGATGAAGTAAATGAATCGGAAAATTTGAGGAAAAAACGACGACAACGCCAGCGATTGCGTCAAAAACGGCAAGGAATTGACTTGGACGAACTTGAGGAGCACGAATCTAgcgaaaaatatgcaaagtgggtACCGCCACCTAATCAAAGTGGCGATGGATATACagaattgaataaaaaatatgGATACTAA
- the LOC137245459 gene encoding sperm microtubule associated protein 2-like, whose protein sequence is MHKISRSSNCCHTFDNLPENLNCFLPEICDNWQKLEERHKQMFTKRKRILMLAHRNIPIRKRYTAQCPCKYKKPIEFVRERTMRTRTEQLALPAVRKLLLFKDSVKEIFNPLQIIGLNRLIRLSLLSVYSRLSNIQPPEKKIPIHKWDEAEWKKHIKYLKKLAKPKKAPKQPKPPVKSLKLEQMSRFKELALPKTHEELQKEPWEFTPGMKSYEPSDRIKEIAKHRVYDDSMENQTLPIPINPAALTYKASKRTQELATAREKGVAESDLKENPFSISPNALKARATNRIKELAEPKEYENAHIRENPFLISPAALKAKASPRIIELAKPKAS, encoded by the exons atgcaTAAGATTTCGAGGAGTTCGAATTGTTGTCATACATTCGATAATttgccagaaaatttaaattgcttTTTGCCGGAAATATGTGACAATTGGCAAAAGCTTGAGGAACGCCATAAACAAATGTTCACAAAACGCAAGCGAATATTAATGTTGGCTCATCGAAATATACCGATTCGAAAACGTTATACAGCACAGTGTCCATGTAAATATAAGAAGCCAATTGAGTTTGTGCGCGAAAGAACAATGCGCACGCGGACAGAGCAATTAGCCTTGCCAGCTGTGCg gaagctacTTTTATTCAAAGATAGTGTAAAGGAAATATTTAACCCCTTACAAATAATCGGATTGAACCGTTTAATACGTTTAAGCTTGTTGTCGGTCTATAGTCGGCTTAGTAATATACAACCGCCAGAGAAAAA aattCCAATACATAAATGGGATGAGGCAGAATGGAAAAAACATATAAAGTACCTAAAAAAATTGGCTAAACCGAAAAAAGCACCAAAACAACCTAAAccg CCTGTAAAAAGTTTGAAACTTGAGCAAATGAGTCGATTCAAAGAGCTAGCTTTGCCGAAAACACACGAAGAACTTCAAAAAGAGCCTTGGGAATTTACACCAGGAATGAAGTCATACGAGCCCTCAGACCGTATTAAAGAGATCGCAAAACACAGAGTATATGATGATTCAATGGAAAATCAAACGTTACCCATACCCATTAATCCGGCTGCTTTAACTTATAAAg CTTCGAAACGCACGCAAGAGCTGGCAACTGCTCGCGAGAAAGGAGTCGCGGAATCAGATCTAAAGGAGAATCCATTCTCCATATCGCCGAACGCTCTGAAAGCTAGAGCCACTAATCGCATTAAAGAGTTAGCAGAACCGAAAGAGTACGAAAATGCGCATATACGTGAAAATCCATTCTTAATCTCTCCAGCTGCCCTCAAAGCTAAAGCATCGCCAAGAATTATTGAACTTGCGAAACCAAAAGCTAgttaa
- the LOC137241352 gene encoding uncharacterized protein: MLIDFNVELIRPENELGQSTIWDALKLTMHRLPIYRPQCCITPLAVAAEHMCFFPELRTQYSKLLERYHSMITKNKRIWALAAPKHQTGKFVTPCFCPEVGNRKVEIVREYEASRTRTEQLSFPSVNRLMELKARDSFKSFPNQRKCTVNRMLRKSMLSLYSRLSNKQAPEKQVKPRKLTDAEKKERQERLQKLAKPNFDKGKQEEKKKRVKEEEQKAKQQMPSKILRYLDKPKGAGSSLKRIKNLAKPKQYEFDEPKEWALTNNLKSYTPSQRMLKLSKPKIYPTFDPEERFRVREAALYYTASERIKELASPPIYQHKPEVKEAAFKTSPNALRAKISQRIAELAEPKNFVDTHTRTKPFRVSPRALRARLTPRLKELARPKTYVP, from the exons ATGCTAATTGACTTTAAT GTTGAATTGATTCGACCAGAAAACGAATTGGGCCAATCAACAATTTGGGACGCATTAAAACTAACAATGCATAGATTACCAATATACAGACCACAATGCTGTATAACACCATTGGCAGTAGCCGCAGAGCATATGTGCTTCTTTCCTGAGCTACGTACACAATATTCAAAATTGCTTGAACGTTATCACAGTATGATAACAAAAAATAAACGTATATGGGCGTTAGCCGCACCGAAACATCAAACTGGCAAGTTTGTAACGCCATGTTTTTGCCCAGAAGTCGGAAATCGTAAAGTGGAGATTGTACGCGAATATGAAGCGTCACGCACACGTACTGAACAATTATCATTTCCATCTGTTAA TCGACTCATGGAGCTCAAGGCACGCGATTCCTTTAAAAGTTTCCCCAATCAACGCAAATGCACAGTTAATCGTATGTTACGCAAGAGCATGCTATCTTTATACAGCCGTTTGTCGAACAAGCAAGCACCCGAAAAGCA AGTGAAACCAAGGAAACTTACCGATGCGGAAAAGAAAGAGCGGCAGGAACGTTTGCAAAAACTTGCAAAGCCGAACTTTGACAAGGGCAAACAGGAAGAGAAAAAGAAAAGGGTGAAAGAGGAGGAGCAAAAAGCCAAGCAACAAATGCCATCAAAG ataTTGAGGTATTTGGATAAGCCCAAGGGTGCAGGGTCATCTCTGAAACGCATTAAAAATTTGGCAAAACCAAAGCAGTATGAATTTGATGAACCCAAAGAATGGGCGCTGACAAATAATTTGAAGTCTTACACACCTTCACAGAGAATGTTAAAACTTTcgaaaccaaaaatttaccctaCCTTTGATCCAGAGGAGAGATTTAGAGTGCGAGAAGCTGCACTATATTATACAG CCTCTGAACGTATTAAGGAATTGGCTTCCCCACCAATTTATCAACACAAACCGGAAGTGAAGGAAGCGGCTTTTAAGACAAGTCCAAATGCGCTTAGAGCAAAGATTTCGCAGAGGATAGCAGAGTTAGCTGAGCCAAAAAACTTCGTCGATACACATACACGCACTAAGCCATTTCGGGTATCGCCACGAGCGCTCCGTGCTAGATTAACGCCACGCCTGAAAGAATTGGCAAGACCAAAGACGTACGTGCCTTAG
- the Idh3b gene encoding isocitrate dehydrogenase [NAD] subunit beta, mitochondrial — translation MAMLARTFGRTLMQATAARSIHISSVAHQDSSAIAGSRVTCTLIPGDGVGPELIYALQEVFKATNAPVDFENYFLSEVNPILSAKLEDVVASIQKNKVCIKGILATPDYSVAGELETLNMKLRRHLDLYANVVHVRSLPNVKTRHQNIDTVIIREQTEGEYSALEHESVPGIVECLKIVTSKKSMRIAKFAFDYATKNNRKKVTAVHKANIMKLGDGLFLKSCEQMAQLYPRIQFEKMIVDNTTMQMVQRPNQFDVMVTPNLYGNILDNIGSGLVGGAGVVAGASYSAETVVFEPGARHTFAEAVGKNVANPTAILLCGAKMLRHVNLPTYSEMITNAVNKVLKDGKVRTKDLGGQSTTQDYTRAVIANIH, via the exons ATGGCGATGTTGGCAAGAACATTTGGCAGAACTCTAATGCAG GCAACTGCAGCCCGCTCCATACATATTTCGTCAGTAGCGCATCAG GATTCAAGTGCCATTGCAGGAAGTCGTGTCACATGCACCTTAATTCCTGGTGACGGTGTTGGTCCCGAATTGATCTATGCATTACAGGAAGTTTTCAAGGCAACCAATGCGCCAGTAGATTTTGAAAATTACTTTCTATCTGAAGTCAATCCCATATTGAGTGCTAAATTGGAAGATGTGGTCGCTTCAATTCAGAAGAATAAAGTTTGCATAAAG GGAATCTTAGCTACGCCTGATTACAGCGTTGCTGGTGAATTGGAAACGTTGAATATGAAATTGCGTAGACATCTCGATTTGTATGCTAATGTGGTACATGTTCGCAGTTTGCCAAATGTCAAAACTCGCCATCAGAATATTGATACAGTTATCATCCGTGAACAAACTGAAGGCGAATATTCAGCGCTCGAGCATGAATCTGTACCTGGTATCGTGGAATGTCTTAAAATCGTAACATCGAAGAAGTCAATGCGTATCGCTAAGTTTGCCTTTGACTATGCTACTAAGAATAACCGAAAGAAGGTCACTGCTGTTCACAAAGCCAATATAATGAAATTGGGTGATGGTCTGTTCCTTAAATCCTGTGAACAAATGGCTCAGTTATATCCACGAATACAATTTGAAAAGATGATCGTGGACAATACAACTATGCAAATGGTTCAAAGGCCAAATCAG ttcgaCGTTATGGTTACACCTAATTTGTATGGTAACATTCTTGATAATATTGGTTCGGGATTGGTTGGTGGTGCTGGTGTTGTAGCTGGTGCATCTTACTCTGCAGAAACAGTGGTATTTGAACCT GGTGCACGTCACACATTTGCCGAGGCTGTAGGCAAAAATGTTGCAAATCCAACTGCCATTCTACTTTGCGGCGCAAAAATGTTGCGTCACGTCAACTTACCAACTTACAGCGAAATGATAACCAATGCTGTTAACAAAGTCTTAAAAGACGGTAAAGTCAGAACCAAGGATTTGGGCGGACAATCGACTACGCAGGATTATACAAGAGCTGTCATTGCCAATATTCACTAA